The following proteins are co-located in the Labrys monachus genome:
- a CDS encoding enoyl-CoA hydratase: protein MAEGVARSDPGAETSERPVLVDSADGITRLTLNRPAQFNALSEEMLAALKTALDDIAADGAVRCVVLAGAGKAFCAGHDLRQMMAHDGKAYFKALFEQCSTVMQAIRALPVPVIAQVQGVATAAGCQLVAACDLAVAASSARLAVSGINLGLFCSTPAVALSRNVAPKAAFDMLFTGRFITAARALELGLVNAVAEDDGLEAAVRDYTSAIAAKSAAAVRLGKQMFYAQRAMPLDEAYRFAGEVMADNMMLADAQEGIGAFLNKGRPAKP from the coding sequence ATGGCGGAAGGCGTGGCGCGGAGCGATCCCGGGGCGGAGACGTCGGAGCGGCCGGTGCTGGTCGACAGCGCCGACGGCATCACCCGGCTCACCCTCAATCGTCCGGCGCAGTTCAATGCGCTGTCGGAGGAGATGCTCGCGGCGCTGAAGACGGCGCTCGACGATATCGCCGCCGACGGCGCAGTGCGCTGCGTCGTCCTCGCCGGAGCCGGGAAGGCCTTCTGTGCCGGCCACGATCTCCGGCAGATGATGGCGCATGACGGCAAGGCTTATTTCAAGGCCCTGTTCGAACAATGCAGCACCGTCATGCAGGCGATCAGGGCCCTGCCGGTGCCGGTGATCGCGCAGGTCCAGGGCGTCGCGACCGCGGCGGGATGCCAGCTGGTGGCGGCCTGCGACCTCGCAGTGGCCGCCTCGAGCGCGCGTCTGGCGGTGTCCGGCATCAATCTCGGGCTGTTCTGCTCGACGCCCGCCGTGGCGTTGTCGCGCAACGTGGCGCCGAAGGCGGCCTTCGACATGCTGTTCACCGGCCGTTTCATCACGGCGGCGCGCGCCCTCGAACTCGGTCTCGTCAACGCGGTGGCCGAGGATGACGGGCTGGAAGCGGCCGTCCGCGACTATACCTCGGCGATCGCGGCCAAGAGCGCCGCGGCGGTGCGGCTCGGCAAGCAGATGTTCTATGCGCAGCGCGCCATGCCGCTGGACGAGGCCTACCGCTTCGCCGGGGAGGTGATGGCGGACAACATGATGCTCGCCGACGCGCAGGAGGGGATCGGCGCCTTCCTGAACAAGGGCCGGCCTGCCAAGCCGTGA
- a CDS encoding AMP-binding protein yields the protein MTIGMAEMERSAPAGEEDFLRRRAANHVPLSPLSFLRRAAAAHPDRIAVVYGQRRRSWAETEARVRRLASALEALGIGRGDTVAVMAANTPELYEAHFGVPMAGAVLSALNIRLDAATIAYILEHSEAKVLLTDTDFSDTMKAALAMLAQPPVVIDIIDPVAEGERLGRMDYEALLETGDPHRSFPGPGDEWDAISLNYTSGTTGRPKGVLYHHRGAYLNAVGNILEWDMGERPVYLWTLPMFHCNGWCFPWTMAAKAGTSVCLRKVTARGIYQALAEEGVDHLCGAPIVLKMIIEAAPDEQRAFAPGCKVMTAGAAPPAAVLEGMQKKGFAVTHTYGLTETYGPATSCAWREEWNELPLEEQAARKARQGLTYIVNEEVVVIDPQTGLPVPRDGRTLGEIRFRGNIVMKGYLKDAAATEAAFAGGRFRSGDLAVCHPDGYVQIKDRLKDIIICGGENISSIEVEDAISHHPAVYAVAVVALPDEKWGEVPCAFIEVAPSSVPPTPAEIIAFARERLAHFKCPKRVVFTTLPRTSTGKVQKRVLRDGIAAGQS from the coding sequence ATGACGATCGGAATGGCCGAGATGGAGAGATCGGCTCCGGCCGGCGAAGAGGACTTCCTTCGCCGCCGCGCCGCCAACCACGTGCCGCTGTCGCCCTTGTCCTTCCTGCGCCGGGCCGCGGCCGCCCATCCGGACCGGATCGCCGTCGTCTATGGCCAGCGGCGCCGCAGCTGGGCCGAGACGGAAGCGCGGGTCAGGCGGCTCGCCTCGGCCCTGGAGGCGCTGGGCATCGGCCGCGGCGACACCGTGGCGGTGATGGCAGCCAACACGCCGGAACTCTACGAGGCCCATTTCGGCGTCCCCATGGCGGGCGCCGTGCTGTCGGCCCTGAACATCCGGCTCGATGCGGCGACGATCGCCTATATCCTCGAGCACAGCGAGGCGAAGGTCCTCCTCACCGACACGGATTTTTCGGACACCATGAAGGCGGCGCTGGCGATGCTGGCGCAGCCGCCGGTCGTCATCGACATCATCGACCCCGTCGCCGAGGGCGAGCGGCTCGGCCGCATGGACTATGAGGCGCTGCTCGAAACCGGCGATCCTCACCGCAGCTTCCCCGGCCCCGGCGACGAATGGGATGCGATCAGCCTGAACTACACCTCAGGAACCACCGGACGGCCGAAGGGCGTGCTCTATCACCACAGGGGCGCCTATCTCAACGCCGTCGGCAACATCCTCGAATGGGACATGGGCGAGCGGCCCGTCTATCTGTGGACGCTGCCGATGTTCCATTGCAACGGCTGGTGCTTCCCCTGGACGATGGCGGCCAAGGCCGGCACCAGCGTCTGCCTGCGCAAGGTCACCGCGCGCGGCATCTACCAGGCGCTCGCGGAAGAAGGCGTCGATCATCTCTGCGGAGCACCGATCGTGCTGAAGATGATCATCGAGGCGGCGCCGGACGAGCAGCGTGCCTTCGCCCCCGGCTGCAAGGTGATGACCGCGGGTGCCGCCCCGCCTGCCGCCGTGCTGGAGGGGATGCAGAAGAAGGGCTTCGCGGTCACGCATACCTACGGCCTGACCGAGACCTACGGCCCCGCGACGAGCTGCGCCTGGCGCGAGGAATGGAACGAGCTGCCGCTCGAAGAGCAGGCGGCCAGGAAGGCGCGCCAGGGCCTGACCTATATCGTCAACGAGGAGGTGGTCGTCATCGATCCGCAGACCGGCCTTCCCGTCCCGCGCGATGGCCGCACGCTCGGCGAGATCCGCTTCCGCGGCAACATCGTCATGAAGGGCTATCTCAAGGACGCCGCGGCGACCGAAGCTGCCTTTGCCGGCGGCAGGTTCCGGTCCGGCGACCTGGCGGTCTGCCACCCCGACGGCTATGTGCAGATCAAGGACAGGCTGAAGGACATCATCATCTGCGGCGGCGAGAACATTTCCTCGATCGAGGTCGAGGACGCGATCTCGCACCACCCGGCCGTCTATGCCGTCGCCGTGGTGGCGCTGCCCGACGAGAAATGGGGCGAGGTGCCCTGCGCCTTCATCGAAGTCGCGCCCTCGTCCGTCCCGCCGACGCCGGCGGAGATCATCGCCTTCGCGCGGGAGCGCCTGGCCCATTTCAAATGTCCCAAGCGCGTCGTCTTCACGACGCTGCCGAGGACTTCGACCGGCAAGGTGCAGAAGCGCGTGCTGCGCGACGGCATCGCGGCCGGGCAGAGCTGA
- a CDS encoding acyl-CoA dehydrogenase family protein, translating to MTQIGSVWGGGPGDGYEALARRFRPIFQRIREGAVERELSRTLPHEPIAWLKEARFGALRVPRADGGSGATLPELFNLLIELSEADSNVTQALRAHFGFAEDIVNSRSPARRARWLPRLLDGETTGSAWTETGQAKQAAFATTVTRAADRASVTGSKYYTTGSLFADWIDIGASGEDGQSLSAVVSRHAPGVNVVDDWDGFGQILTASGTTVFAEAPVAPEDVVVDEDRFRYSAAFYQLVHLATLAGIGRAAANDVAKAVGERRRSYTNAPAPLPSQDAQVLQVVGRVRGAAYSAGAIVLKAAEALQRAFDQRFAGDEAAEEQANAIAELEVAQAQTVVSNLILDAVTLLFDALGASATRRAAAFDRYWRNARTLSSHNPRIYKDRIVGDFAVNGTPPPYQWRIGEA from the coding sequence ATGACGCAGATCGGTTCGGTGTGGGGCGGCGGCCCCGGCGATGGATACGAAGCCCTGGCGCGGCGTTTTCGTCCGATTTTTCAGCGCATCCGCGAGGGGGCCGTCGAGCGGGAGCTGAGCCGGACCCTGCCGCACGAGCCGATCGCCTGGCTCAAGGAGGCCCGGTTCGGAGCCCTGCGCGTGCCGCGGGCGGACGGGGGCTCCGGCGCGACGCTGCCGGAGCTCTTCAACCTCCTCATCGAGCTTTCGGAAGCCGATTCGAACGTCACCCAGGCGCTGCGCGCGCATTTCGGCTTCGCCGAGGATATCGTCAATTCGCGTTCGCCTGCGCGCCGCGCCCGCTGGCTGCCGCGCCTCCTCGACGGCGAGACCACCGGCAGCGCATGGACCGAGACCGGGCAGGCCAAGCAGGCTGCCTTCGCCACGACGGTGACCCGCGCGGCGGACCGGGCGAGCGTCACCGGCTCCAAATATTACACCACCGGCTCGCTGTTCGCCGACTGGATCGATATCGGCGCGAGCGGCGAGGACGGGCAATCGCTGTCCGCCGTCGTGTCGCGCCATGCCCCCGGCGTGAACGTCGTCGACGACTGGGACGGCTTCGGCCAGATCCTGACCGCGAGCGGCACGACGGTCTTCGCCGAGGCACCGGTGGCGCCCGAGGACGTGGTGGTGGACGAGGACCGCTTCCGCTATTCGGCCGCCTTCTACCAGCTCGTGCATCTCGCCACGCTGGCGGGCATCGGCCGCGCGGCCGCCAACGACGTCGCCAAGGCCGTCGGCGAGCGGCGGCGCAGCTACACCAACGCGCCGGCGCCGCTTCCGTCCCAGGATGCGCAGGTCCTGCAGGTCGTGGGCCGCGTGCGCGGCGCGGCCTATTCGGCGGGCGCGATCGTCCTCAAGGCGGCCGAGGCGCTGCAGCGCGCCTTCGACCAGCGCTTCGCCGGCGACGAGGCGGCGGAAGAGCAGGCCAATGCCATCGCGGAGCTCGAAGTGGCGCAGGCCCAGACCGTGGTCTCCAACCTGATCCTCGACGCCGTCACCCTGCTGTTCGATGCGCTCGGCGCTTCCGCCACCCGGCGCGCCGCGGCCTTCGACCGCTATTGGCGCAATGCGCGGACGCTGTCCTCGCACAATCCGCGCATCTACAAGGACCGCATCGTCGGGGATTTCGCGGTCAACGGCACCCCGCCGCCCTATCAGTGGCGCATCGGCGAGGCGTGA
- a CDS encoding ribonuclease activity regulator RraA, whose protein sequence is MKNYVLSDETRLKYKGVSTATLATALFKRGLRDQFIQDVRPVSPKPENMVGQAFTLRYIPAREDLNPLSVFQDPAHPQRAAVERCPAGAVLVIDSRKDARAASAGSILVSRLMVRGVAGVVTDGGFRDSPEIGALSIPAYHNRPSAPTNLTHHQAIDIDVPIGCGDVAVWPGDVVVGDREGVIIVPAYLAEEIADEAVEMTVFEDFVTEEVLGGRSIVGLYPATAEQTKIDFARWRQDRKR, encoded by the coding sequence ATGAAGAACTATGTTCTCTCCGACGAGACGCGCCTGAAATACAAGGGCGTCAGCACCGCGACGCTTGCGACGGCCCTGTTCAAGCGCGGCCTGCGCGACCAGTTCATCCAGGATGTAAGGCCGGTATCGCCGAAGCCGGAGAACATGGTCGGCCAGGCATTCACCCTGCGCTACATCCCGGCGCGGGAAGACCTGAATCCGCTCTCCGTGTTCCAGGACCCAGCGCATCCCCAGCGCGCCGCCGTGGAGCGCTGCCCGGCCGGCGCCGTGCTGGTGATCGACAGCCGCAAGGATGCGCGGGCGGCCTCGGCCGGTTCGATCCTGGTCTCGCGGCTGATGGTCCGGGGCGTCGCCGGCGTCGTCACCGACGGCGGCTTCCGCGACAGTCCCGAGATCGGCGCCCTTTCCATCCCCGCCTATCACAACCGGCCTTCGGCGCCGACCAACCTCACCCATCACCAGGCGATCGACATCGACGTGCCGATCGGCTGCGGCGACGTGGCGGTGTGGCCGGGCGATGTCGTCGTCGGCGACCGCGAGGGCGTGATCATTGTGCCGGCCTATCTGGCGGAGGAGATCGCCGACGAAGCGGTGGAGATGACGGTGTTCGAGGACTTCGTCACCGAGGAGGTACTGGGGGGGCGTTCGATCGTGGGACTCTACCCGGCGACGGCCGAGCAGACGAAGATCGATTTCGCCAGATGGCGGCAGGACAGGAAGCGATAG
- a CDS encoding LLM class flavin-dependent oxidoreductase, which translates to MTRQIRFNAFDMNCVGHQSPGLWAHPRDKSWTYKDLDYWQDLARTLEKGIFDGIFIADVIGYYDVYKGSNHHAIHQAAQIPVNDPLQLAAPIALATEHLGIGITASTSFEHPYTFARRLATADHHSKGRVGWNIVTSYLESGAKNISQGGLRRHDNRYEVAAEYVEVLYKLLEGSWEEGAVLRDRERRIFTDPAKVHEIGHKGKFFEVPGYHLCEPSPQRTPVLYQAGASGPGKTFAAGHAECVFVAAPTKPMLRAYVADIRRQAAAAGRDRRKILVYNLTTVIVGESDAAAQARFEEYQSYTSYDGSLVFLSGWSGIDFGQYAPTDSVKKVETNAIVSMVEHFAGGDRTWSIEELARWGGVGGLGPVFVGSPSTVADILQEWVDETDVDGFNLAYAVTPESFEDVVAHLVPELQKRGAYPTAYRPGTLREKLFGEGPYLPESHPAHAYRDIEAVKRREATERQAAAPRLDERHLETAGG; encoded by the coding sequence ATGACACGCCAGATCCGCTTCAATGCCTTCGACATGAATTGCGTGGGCCACCAGTCACCGGGCCTGTGGGCGCACCCCCGCGACAAGTCCTGGACCTACAAGGATCTCGATTATTGGCAGGATCTGGCACGCACGCTCGAAAAGGGCATTTTCGACGGCATCTTCATCGCCGACGTCATCGGCTATTACGACGTCTACAAGGGGTCGAACCATCACGCCATCCACCAGGCCGCCCAGATCCCGGTCAACGATCCGCTGCAGCTCGCCGCCCCCATCGCGCTCGCCACCGAGCATCTGGGCATCGGCATCACCGCCTCCACCTCGTTCGAGCATCCCTATACCTTCGCCAGGAGGCTGGCGACCGCCGACCACCACAGCAAGGGGCGGGTCGGCTGGAACATCGTGACGTCCTATCTCGAGAGCGGCGCCAAGAACATCAGTCAGGGCGGGCTGCGCCGCCACGACAACCGCTACGAGGTCGCGGCCGAATATGTCGAGGTCCTCTACAAGCTGCTGGAAGGCAGCTGGGAGGAAGGCGCGGTGCTGCGCGACCGCGAACGCCGCATCTTCACCGATCCGGCCAAGGTCCACGAGATCGGCCACAAGGGCAAGTTCTTCGAGGTGCCGGGCTATCATTTGTGCGAGCCCTCGCCCCAGCGCACGCCGGTGCTCTACCAGGCCGGCGCCTCGGGGCCGGGCAAGACCTTCGCCGCCGGCCATGCCGAATGCGTCTTCGTCGCCGCGCCGACCAAGCCGATGCTCCGCGCCTATGTCGCCGACATCCGCCGGCAGGCCGCCGCCGCCGGGCGCGACCGCCGCAAGATCCTCGTCTACAACCTCACCACCGTGATCGTCGGCGAGAGCGACGCGGCGGCGCAGGCCCGCTTCGAGGAGTACCAGTCCTATACCTCCTATGACGGCTCGCTCGTGTTCCTGTCCGGCTGGAGCGGCATCGATTTCGGCCAATACGCCCCGACGGATTCGGTGAAGAAGGTGGAGACCAATGCCATCGTCTCCATGGTCGAGCATTTCGCCGGCGGCGACCGCACCTGGAGCATCGAGGAGCTGGCGCGCTGGGGCGGTGTCGGCGGCCTCGGTCCGGTGTTCGTCGGCTCGCCCTCGACCGTCGCCGATATCCTGCAGGAGTGGGTGGACGAGACCGACGTCGACGGCTTCAACCTCGCCTATGCCGTCACGCCCGAGAGCTTCGAGGACGTCGTGGCGCATCTGGTGCCGGAATTGCAGAAGCGCGGCGCCTACCCGACCGCCTACAGGCCGGGCACGCTGCGTGAGAAGCTGTTCGGCGAAGGCCCTTATCTGCCCGAAAGCCATCCGGCCCACGCCTATCGGGACATCGAGGCGGTGAAGCGCCGCGAGGCGACGGAACGGCAAGCCGCCGCCCCGCGCCTCGACGAGCGCCACCTCGAAACCGCGGGAGGATGA
- the araD gene encoding L-arabinonate dehydratase — protein sequence MTKTVTSLRSARWFAPDDLRSSGHRARMMQMGYDEKDWGRKPIIAILNTWSDLNSCHAHFKQRVEDVKRGVLQGGGFPVELPAQSLSETYLKPTSMLYRNLLAMEAEELLRAHPVDGVVLMGGCDKTTPGLVMGALSAGLPMIFLPAGPMLRGNYKGEMLGSGSDAWKYWDERRAGTISEEQWTGVEEGIARSYGHCMTFGTASTMTAIAESLGLTLPGASSIPAADANHIRMSTRCGRRIVAMVLEDLTPDRIVTAKAVDNAVAVAMATGCSTNAVVHLIAMARRAGVPLTLDDLDRAGRSIPVIANIRPSGKKYLMEDFYYAGGLRALMAEMKSMLHLDAMTVSGVPLGETLEGAEIYNGDVIRPLSDPIYHEGSLAVLKGNLAPDGCVIKPAACDERLLVHQGPALVFDSYPAMKAAVEDENLDVTPDHVLVLRNAGPKGAPGMPEWGMLPMPRKLLKQGYRDMLRLSDARMSGTSYGACILHVAPESHIGGPLALLRTGDIIRVDVPNRSIDMLIDEATLVARRAAWVAPADKYERGYGWMFSKHILQANEGCDFDFLQRDFGAAAGEPAIY from the coding sequence ATGACCAAGACCGTGACTTCCCTGCGCAGCGCCCGATGGTTCGCGCCCGACGACCTTCGCTCGTCCGGCCATCGCGCGCGCATGATGCAGATGGGCTATGACGAGAAGGATTGGGGCAGGAAGCCGATCATCGCCATCCTCAACACCTGGTCGGACCTCAATTCCTGCCATGCGCATTTCAAGCAGCGCGTCGAGGACGTCAAGCGCGGCGTGCTGCAGGGAGGCGGGTTTCCCGTCGAGCTGCCGGCGCAGTCGCTTTCGGAAACCTATCTGAAGCCGACGTCGATGCTCTATCGCAACCTCCTCGCGATGGAGGCCGAGGAACTGCTGCGCGCCCACCCGGTCGACGGCGTCGTGCTGATGGGCGGCTGCGACAAGACCACGCCCGGCCTCGTGATGGGCGCCCTCAGCGCGGGCCTGCCGATGATCTTCCTGCCGGCCGGCCCGATGCTGCGCGGCAACTACAAGGGCGAGATGCTCGGCTCGGGATCGGACGCCTGGAAATATTGGGACGAGCGCCGCGCGGGCACCATCAGCGAGGAGCAATGGACCGGCGTCGAGGAAGGCATCGCCCGTTCCTACGGCCATTGCATGACATTCGGCACGGCCAGCACGATGACGGCCATCGCCGAATCGCTCGGCCTGACCCTGCCCGGCGCCAGTTCCATTCCCGCCGCCGATGCCAATCATATCCGCATGAGCACGCGCTGCGGGCGCCGCATCGTCGCGATGGTGCTGGAGGACCTCACGCCCGACCGCATCGTCACCGCCAAGGCCGTCGACAACGCCGTCGCCGTCGCCATGGCGACCGGCTGCTCGACCAATGCCGTCGTGCATCTCATTGCCATGGCGCGGCGCGCCGGCGTTCCCCTCACCCTCGACGATCTCGACCGCGCCGGACGGTCGATCCCGGTCATCGCCAACATCCGTCCGTCCGGCAAGAAATATCTGATGGAGGATTTCTATTACGCCGGCGGCCTGCGGGCGCTGATGGCCGAGATGAAATCCATGCTCCATCTCGACGCAATGACGGTCAGCGGCGTGCCCCTGGGCGAGACGCTCGAAGGCGCCGAGATCTATAATGGCGACGTCATACGGCCGCTGTCCGATCCGATCTATCATGAAGGTTCGCTTGCGGTGCTGAAAGGCAACCTCGCGCCGGATGGCTGCGTCATCAAGCCCGCGGCGTGCGACGAGCGCCTTCTCGTGCATCAAGGCCCCGCCCTCGTCTTCGACAGCTATCCGGCCATGAAGGCCGCCGTCGAGGACGAGAACCTCGACGTGACGCCCGATCACGTCCTGGTGCTACGCAATGCCGGGCCGAAGGGCGCGCCCGGCATGCCGGAATGGGGCATGCTGCCGATGCCCAGGAAGCTCCTCAAGCAAGGCTACCGCGACATGCTCCGACTGTCCGACGCCCGCATGAGCGGCACGAGCTACGGCGCCTGCATCCTGCATGTCGCACCGGAATCCCATATCGGCGGTCCGCTGGCTCTGCTGCGCACCGGCGACATCATCCGCGTCGACGTGCCCAACCGCTCGATCGACATGCTGATCGACGAAGCCACGCTCGTCGCGCGGCGGGCCGCCTGGGTCGCACCGGCCGACAAATATGAGCGCGGCTATGGCTGGATGTTCTCCAAGCACATCCTCCAGGCGAATGAAGGATGCGATTTCGACTTCCTGCAGAGGGATTTCGGCGCCGCGGCGGGCGAGCCCGCGATCTACTGA
- a CDS encoding Crp/Fnr family transcriptional regulator produces the protein MNHFDRFALQRPELTAALVRGEEKICALIGRSLRTLPAGEELVSAGEDHRFVYRLRRGWAGRVRFLPDGRAQFILLFLPGDIFAVKSMFVREHPDAIEALSDVVVEQIDHAALRAAYEKDSDIAMRCTWQVIDEERRLHNWVVSLGRGGVSERLAVLLLNMRGRLALAGAIGSSTWTFEIPMTQQQLADYLGLSLVHVNKNLMKLREAGMIAVRGREFTILDVDALARKAEPLLDSFEASRPEFVGQRYAARKVAS, from the coding sequence ATGAACCATTTCGATCGCTTCGCCCTTCAAAGGCCTGAATTGACCGCGGCTCTCGTCCGCGGCGAGGAAAAGATCTGCGCCCTGATCGGGCGCAGTCTCAGGACGCTGCCGGCCGGCGAGGAACTCGTCTCGGCCGGAGAGGACCACAGATTCGTCTATCGCCTGCGCCGCGGCTGGGCCGGCCGCGTGCGCTTCCTGCCCGATGGACGCGCCCAGTTCATCCTGCTGTTCCTGCCCGGCGACATCTTCGCGGTGAAGAGCATGTTCGTCCGGGAGCATCCCGACGCTATCGAAGCGCTTTCGGACGTGGTGGTCGAGCAGATCGATCACGCCGCCCTCAGGGCGGCCTATGAGAAGGACAGCGATATCGCCATGCGCTGTACCTGGCAGGTCATCGACGAGGAGCGGCGCCTGCATAATTGGGTGGTCAGCCTCGGGCGCGGCGGTGTCAGCGAGAGGCTGGCCGTGCTGCTGCTCAACATGCGCGGCCGTCTCGCTCTTGCGGGGGCGATCGGATCGTCGACCTGGACGTTCGAAATCCCGATGACGCAACAGCAATTGGCCGATTATCTCGGCCTCTCGCTGGTGCATGTGAACAAGAACCTGATGAAGCTCCGCGAGGCCGGGATGATTGCGGTCCGCGGGCGGGAATTCACCATCCTCGACGTGGACGCGCTGGCGAGAAAGGCGGAGCCGCTGCTCGATTCCTTCGAAGCCTCGCGCCCTGAATTCGTCGGGCAGCGCTACGCTGCGCGGAAGGTCGCTTCATGA
- a CDS encoding efflux transporter outer membrane subunit, with product MGEELLTSAAKAFAGTAVALTVTGCAVGPDFAPPGAPQVSGYTRDSLLATARGTDIPRGNAQAFATGRDIPGQWWRLYHSKQINALVEEAIRNHPDLKAAQAALRQAREIALAGRGSLFPQASTSQSVKREQISGAELGENTPPVDFNLFNSTAAVSYVPDVFGGTARSIEATDAATETAQFQLEATYLALTANVVTAAINDASLVAQIKVTREIADSQREQLKGLQVEYNLGAIGQADIASEKAELAQTLATLPPLLKARAQQRDQLMAYLGRFPSQDNGEAVSLDGLTLPAHLPVSVPARLVRQRPDIRQAESRLHQASAEVGVSLANMLPQITLSAGGGAESLKFDQLFNSQTLVWNLAGGVTAPLFDGGTLYHRKEAASAALDQATQQYKSTVITAFENVADSIKAVQYDAEALKAQADAQSAADDSLKIARAEYKAGATNYITMLNAEQTALAARTGLVKAQAARFEDTAALLQALGGGWWNRVDETKEAYPRPAGLADTLPVSAVKAIHARRPTPAADSNPDGNPKL from the coding sequence ATGGGGGAGGAACTATTGACATCGGCTGCGAAAGCCTTTGCAGGTACAGCCGTTGCATTGACCGTGACAGGTTGTGCCGTCGGCCCGGATTTCGCTCCGCCCGGTGCACCGCAGGTTTCCGGATACACCAGGGACTCGCTGCTGGCGACGGCCAGAGGCACCGATATTCCCCGCGGCAATGCCCAGGCCTTCGCCACCGGCCGCGACATTCCGGGCCAATGGTGGCGGCTGTATCATTCCAAGCAGATCAATGCGCTGGTCGAGGAGGCGATCCGTAACCATCCCGACCTGAAGGCGGCGCAGGCGGCATTGCGGCAGGCACGGGAGATCGCGCTGGCCGGCCGCGGCAGCCTGTTTCCGCAGGCCAGCACCAGCCAGTCGGTAAAGCGCGAACAGATCTCGGGCGCGGAACTCGGCGAGAACACGCCGCCGGTCGACTTCAACCTCTTCAACTCGACCGCCGCGGTCTCCTACGTGCCGGACGTCTTCGGCGGGACGGCACGGTCCATCGAGGCGACCGACGCCGCGACGGAGACCGCGCAGTTCCAGCTCGAGGCCACCTATCTCGCGCTGACCGCGAATGTGGTGACGGCCGCGATCAACGACGCCTCGCTCGTGGCGCAGATCAAGGTCACGCGGGAGATCGCCGATTCGCAGCGCGAGCAGCTCAAGGGCCTTCAGGTCGAATATAATCTCGGCGCGATCGGCCAGGCCGATATCGCCTCCGAAAAGGCCGAACTCGCCCAGACGCTGGCGACGCTGCCGCCGCTCCTGAAGGCCCGCGCGCAGCAGCGCGACCAGCTGATGGCCTATCTCGGCCGTTTTCCGAGCCAGGACAATGGCGAGGCGGTGAGCCTGGACGGGCTTACCCTGCCGGCCCATCTGCCGGTCAGCGTGCCGGCCCGCCTCGTGCGGCAACGGCCCGACATCCGCCAGGCGGAGAGCCGCCTCCACCAGGCCAGCGCCGAAGTCGGCGTGTCCCTGGCGAACATGCTGCCGCAGATCACCCTGTCCGCCGGCGGCGGCGCGGAGTCGCTGAAGTTCGACCAGCTCTTCAATTCGCAGACCCTGGTCTGGAATCTCGCGGGCGGCGTCACGGCCCCCCTCTTCGACGGCGGCACGCTCTACCACCGCAAGGAGGCGGCGAGCGCCGCGCTGGACCAGGCCACGCAGCAATACAAGTCGACCGTGATCACCGCCTTCGAGAATGTCGCGGATTCGATCAAGGCGGTGCAATATGACGCCGAAGCCCTCAAGGCGCAGGCCGATGCGCAGAGCGCTGCCGACGACAGCCTCAAGATCGCGCGGGCGGAATACAAGGCCGGCGCCACCAACTACATCACCATGCTGAATGCCGAGCAGACGGCGCTCGCGGCGCGGACCGGCCTCGTCAAGGCGCAGGCTGCCCGCTTCGAGGACACCGCGGCGCTGCTGCAGGCGCTCGGCGGCGGATGGTGGAACCGGGTCGACGAGACGAAGGAGGCCTATCCCCGGCCGGCGGGCCTTGCCGACACCCTGCCGGTCTCGGCGGTCAAGGCGATCCATGCCCGGAGGCCGACGCCTGCCGCCGATTCGAATCCGGACGGCAATCCGAAGCTCTGA